One Nostoc sp. UHCC 0302 DNA window includes the following coding sequences:
- a CDS encoding NirA family protein — MLSGFASCPGLFYATSAADGILSRLRIPGGILTSEQCRAIADIANQYGGGYVDVTNRANLQVREIRTGINTEVLQQLQDIGLGSRSAVVDHIRNIMTSPTAGIDPQELIDTRPFVQSWDEYITTHPVLAGLPAKFSVCFDGGGAVSVCDRLNDITFVAVLIDAKVYFRLHLSVGEKGEPPNDMGIVLSPDECLPVLAALANVYLDYLNTITKRKPRLRELLNTLGCENYLQEVEQRLAFPLARMGREKCQNQIGNKNLTPSLQEKGEKLDAKYQHIGIHPQRQQDLFYIGVVLPLGRLESRQMRGLADLTEKYGSGTLRLTPWQNLLLTDIPQQCLADVQSELALLNLDSSATNIKSALVACSGNKGCASAATDTKGHALILAEYLKAHLSLDSPVNIHFSGCEKSCAQHTKSDIALIGVSVEVEKGTVEGYHIYVGDDGESDHKFGRELYQYVTFAELPALLEQMLKVYKKQRQNSNESFGEFANRYAVDRLKQLFSQKSANKQILAI; from the coding sequence TTGCTGTCTGGATTTGCCAGTTGTCCTGGCTTGTTTTACGCTACATCTGCCGCAGATGGTATATTATCTCGTCTGAGAATACCTGGTGGAATTTTGACTAGCGAACAGTGCCGTGCGATCGCAGATATAGCAAACCAGTATGGAGGCGGCTATGTGGATGTGACTAATCGAGCTAATCTGCAAGTCCGCGAAATTCGTACAGGCATAAATACTGAAGTTCTCCAGCAGCTACAGGATATCGGATTGGGTTCTCGTAGTGCTGTTGTAGACCACATTCGTAATATCATGACGAGTCCAACTGCTGGTATCGACCCGCAGGAATTGATTGATACTCGCCCTTTTGTGCAAAGTTGGGATGAGTACATAACTACACATCCAGTACTTGCGGGACTACCTGCAAAATTTAGCGTTTGCTTTGATGGTGGCGGGGCAGTATCGGTGTGCGATCGCCTAAATGATATCACCTTTGTTGCTGTCTTAATTGATGCTAAAGTTTACTTCCGCCTTCATCTGAGTGTCGGCGAGAAGGGAGAACCACCCAACGATATGGGAATTGTATTGTCACCAGACGAATGCTTACCTGTTTTGGCAGCTTTAGCAAATGTCTACCTGGATTATCTCAACACTATTACTAAGCGTAAGCCACGGCTGCGAGAGTTATTGAATACTTTGGGTTGTGAAAATTATCTCCAAGAAGTTGAGCAACGTTTAGCTTTTCCCTTGGCGAGGATGGGGAGGGAAAAGTGTCAAAATCAAATCGGAAATAAAAACCTAACTCCTTCCTTACAAGAGAAGGGGGAGAAGTTAGATGCTAAATATCAACATATAGGTATTCATCCCCAGCGTCAGCAAGATTTATTCTATATTGGTGTTGTCTTACCCCTCGGTCGATTAGAGAGTCGGCAGATGCGAGGTTTGGCTGATTTGACAGAAAAATACGGTAGTGGCACTCTCAGGCTAACGCCTTGGCAAAATTTGCTATTAACAGATATTCCCCAGCAATGTTTGGCTGATGTCCAGAGTGAACTTGCGTTGTTAAATTTAGATTCCTCAGCAACCAACATCAAAAGTGCATTGGTTGCCTGTTCTGGCAACAAGGGTTGTGCCTCTGCTGCTACGGATACCAAGGGTCATGCATTGATATTAGCAGAGTATCTCAAAGCTCATCTGTCTCTGGATAGCCCAGTAAATATCCACTTCAGCGGTTGTGAAAAATCTTGCGCTCAGCATACTAAGAGTGATATCGCCCTAATTGGTGTCAGCGTTGAGGTGGAAAAGGGAACTGTGGAGGGTTATCACATTTATGTTGGTGACGACGGTGAAAGCGACCATAAATTCGGTCGTGAACTCTACCAATATGTAACTTTTGCCGAACTCCCTGCTCTGTTAGAGCAGATGCTGAAAGTATATAAAAAACAACGCCAAAATTCCAACGAGTCCTTTGGAGAATTTGCCAATCGATATGCAGTTGACCGACTAAAGCAGTTATTCTCTCAAAAGTCAGCAAACAAGCAGATACTTGCAATCTAA
- the ntrB gene encoding nitrate ABC transporter permease: MTLAQKRPVTPRFNNSFISSLQKQFPDLIPPAIAIAIFLILWQLFALTPGATLPGPIQVIQDTWVLIFWPFYDRGGIDKGLFWQILASLQRVAISYTLAAIVGIGLGILIGVNRTMSKALDPIFQLLRTVPPLAWVPISLAALRQNEPAALFVIFITAIWPILINTAVGVTQIPQDYNNVAKVLQLSRKEYFLNILIPSALPYIFTGLRIAIGLAWLAIIAAEIVMSGIVGIGFFIWDAYQNNNVSEVILALIYIGVVGLVLDKMMGWLQNKILPAEQK; this comes from the coding sequence ATGACACTCGCCCAAAAACGCCCTGTAACCCCTAGATTTAATAACAGTTTTATATCCAGTCTCCAGAAGCAATTTCCTGACTTGATACCGCCAGCGATCGCGATCGCCATCTTCCTCATTCTGTGGCAACTGTTCGCTTTGACTCCCGGTGCAACATTACCAGGCCCAATACAAGTTATTCAAGATACCTGGGTATTAATTTTTTGGCCATTTTATGACCGAGGTGGCATTGATAAAGGTCTATTTTGGCAGATTCTCGCCAGTTTACAACGAGTCGCCATCAGTTATACCTTAGCTGCAATCGTTGGAATTGGCTTAGGTATTTTGATTGGCGTCAACAGAACCATGTCTAAAGCTTTAGATCCCATCTTTCAACTATTGCGGACTGTACCACCTTTAGCTTGGGTTCCTATTTCTTTAGCAGCCTTACGACAAAACGAACCAGCTGCCTTATTCGTAATCTTCATCACCGCTATTTGGCCCATCTTAATTAACACTGCTGTCGGCGTTACCCAAATTCCTCAAGATTACAACAACGTTGCCAAAGTCCTGCAACTTAGCCGCAAAGAATATTTCCTTAATATTCTGATTCCTTCCGCTTTACCTTACATTTTTACCGGTTTGAGAATTGCGATCGGTTTAGCTTGGTTAGCAATTATCGCGGCAGAAATCGTCATGTCCGGTATTGTCGGAATCGGCTTTTTTATCTGGGATGCCTATCAAAATAACAACGTCAGCGAAGTGATTCTAGCTCTAATTTATATCGGCGTTGTTGGGTTGGTGCTAGATAAAATGATGGGTTGGCTTCAAAACAAGATTTTACCAGCAGAGCAAAAATAG
- a CDS encoding pentapeptide repeat-containing protein codes for MTVEELLEKYAAGVLDFIDVDLSEANLSGAKLSGVNLSKANLSVVNLSGANLSEANLSNAKLNVARLSGANLSSAILNNASLNVANLIRADLNRAQLRGATLIRAELIRAELSRADLFEANLTSADLREATLRQANLRHANLSEAILRGVSLTGANLEMANLNFTDLSRADISSANLRDAELRQANLSHANLSGADLSRANLRWADLSGANLRWADLSGAKLSGANLIGADFSNANLTNTSLVHADLTQAKLIKAEWVGADLTGAILTGAKLYATSRFGLKTEGMTCEWVDLSPSGDRSIIQKFHSEDYQDFFNETPPTIRIVVDAALEHEANFALAGTYYQIAQEYQSLKQPPSMESGSRRTVFTFRLDSDEALFPTAYIAIMPFLDAATTQNNIVNMVEMINSEVITNQSLKSSQMVKQLNILIEQAISKATIIKQIKKNLEVAAKLNFCKTPTQIILTNSSADTLIVHENPNFGKKFIKRPFLNSSVYDDTSNELTKPILPSLNMVIDFVKGFHYIIQ; via the coding sequence ATGACTGTAGAGGAATTGCTGGAAAAATACGCAGCTGGAGTTTTAGACTTTATTGATGTTGATCTGTCTGAAGCTAACCTGAGTGGGGCCAAACTCAGTGGTGTGAATCTTAGTAAAGCTAATTTAAGTGTAGTCAACCTGAGTGGTGCAAATCTCAGTGAAGCTAATTTGAGCAATGCCAAGCTGAATGTTGCCAGACTCAGCGGTGCGAATCTCAGTAGCGCCATCTTGAACAACGCCAGCCTCAACGTAGCCAATTTGATTCGAGCGGATCTCAATCGCGCTCAACTCAGAGGAGCAACGCTGATCCGCGCTGAGTTAATTCGTGCTGAACTCAGTCGTGCTGACCTATTTGAGGCTAATCTTACCAGTGCCGATTTACGCGAAGCGACACTCCGCCAAGCGAATCTGCGTCACGCTAACTTGAGCGAAGCCATATTAAGAGGCGTTTCTTTGACAGGCGCAAACTTAGAGATGGCTAATTTAAACTTCACTGATTTAAGTCGCGCTGATATCAGCAGCGCTAATTTGCGAGATGCCGAACTCAGACAAGCGAATCTTAGCCATGCTAACCTCAGCGGAGCGGATTTAAGCAGGGCTAACCTCCGCTGGGCAGATTTGAGCGGGGCTAACCTCCGCTGGGCAGATTTGAGCGGAGCAAAATTGAGTGGTGCTAACTTAATTGGTGCAGACTTCAGCAATGCAAATTTAACGAATACGAGTTTAGTCCACGCCGATTTAACTCAGGCAAAATTAATTAAGGCGGAATGGGTTGGTGCGGACTTAACGGGAGCAATTTTAACTGGGGCCAAACTTTATGCTACCTCCAGGTTTGGTTTAAAAACTGAAGGCATGACTTGTGAGTGGGTTGATCTTAGTCCAAGTGGCGATCGCTCAATCATTCAAAAGTTCCATTCCGAAGACTATCAAGACTTTTTTAATGAAACTCCGCCAACAATACGTATTGTCGTCGATGCTGCCCTAGAACACGAAGCTAACTTTGCTCTCGCTGGCACTTATTACCAAATTGCTCAAGAATATCAGAGCCTCAAACAACCTCCAAGCATGGAAAGTGGCAGCCGCCGAACTGTTTTTACCTTCCGTTTAGATAGCGATGAAGCATTATTCCCTACAGCTTATATTGCAATTATGCCCTTTTTAGATGCAGCAACCACCCAAAATAATATTGTCAATATGGTGGAAATGATTAATAGCGAAGTTATTACTAATCAGAGTTTAAAATCATCCCAAATGGTGAAACAATTAAATATTCTTATAGAGCAAGCTATAAGTAAGGCTACAATTATTAAACAAATTAAAAAAAATCTAGAAGTAGCAGCAAAGCTAAATTTTTGTAAAACCCCAACTCAAATAATTCTAACAAATTCCAGCGCCGATACTTTGATTGTGCATGAAAATCCCAACTTTGGTAAAAAATTTATTAAACGCCCTTTTCTGAATAGTTCAGTTTATGATGATACATCTAATGAATTGACAAAACCCATACTACCTTCGTTAAATATGGTTATAGATTTTGTTAAAGGGTTTCACTATATTATTCAGTAG
- a CDS encoding prephenate/arogenate dehydrogenase translates to MKIGILGLGLIGGSLGFDLRSQGHNVLGVSRRESTCQKAVALGSVEQASVDLSLLASAEVVFICTPIALIVPQFEQLIAYLPSTTVVTDVGSVKAPIVEAISPLWDNFIGGHPMAGRADSGIEAAQRDLFVGKPYVLTPETRTPTAAISVVEEIVRSLGANIYHCQPEQHDRAVAWISHLPVMVSSSLIAACMSETDSEVLQLAQKFASSGFRDTSRVGGGNPELGLMMARYNRQALLRSLQHYRHNLDKLIHLIEQEDWTVLEERLKSTGKARPDFVE, encoded by the coding sequence ATGAAAATTGGGATTTTAGGACTGGGATTGATCGGCGGATCTTTGGGTTTCGATTTGCGATCGCAAGGACATAATGTCTTAGGAGTCAGTCGCCGTGAATCAACCTGTCAAAAAGCAGTTGCCCTCGGCAGTGTTGAGCAGGCGTCAGTTGACCTAAGCCTGTTGGCAAGCGCAGAAGTGGTATTTATTTGTACACCCATAGCACTTATTGTTCCCCAATTTGAGCAGTTAATCGCTTATTTGCCTTCTACTACTGTTGTGACTGATGTCGGTTCAGTGAAAGCACCGATAGTTGAAGCGATTTCTCCTCTTTGGGATAATTTCATCGGTGGTCACCCAATGGCGGGAAGGGCAGATAGTGGAATTGAAGCTGCACAGCGGGATTTATTTGTTGGTAAGCCTTATGTATTAACACCAGAAACTAGAACACCAACCGCTGCTATTTCTGTTGTAGAGGAAATTGTGCGATCGCTTGGAGCGAATATTTACCATTGTCAACCAGAGCAACATGACCGCGCTGTAGCTTGGATTTCTCATTTACCTGTAATGGTCAGTTCCTCTTTAATTGCTGCTTGCATGAGTGAAACTGACTCTGAGGTTTTGCAATTAGCGCAAAAGTTTGCTAGTTCAGGTTTTCGGGATACCAGCCGTGTCGGTGGTGGGAATCCAGAATTAGGCTTGATGATGGCGCGGTATAATCGGCAAGCTTTGCTGCGATCGCTGCAACACTATCGCCACAACCTCGACAAATTGATTCACCTAATTGAACAAGAAGATTGGACAGTTTTAGAAGAAAGGTTGAAATCAACGGGTAAGGCGCGTCCTGATTTTGTTGAATAG
- a CDS encoding precorrin-8X methylmutase — MPDYIRDANEIYRNSFSIIRSEANLDVLPPDVAKVAVRLIHACGMTDIVTDLGYSPTAVQSGRAALAAGAPILCDCRMVAEGVTRRRLSANNEVICTLNYPEVPEIAQDLNTTRSAAALELWRSHLEGAVVSIGNAPTALFRLLEMLDEGAPKPALILGFPVGFVGAAESKAALAADNRNVPFLTLHGRRGGSAIAAAAVNALATEEE, encoded by the coding sequence ATGCCCGATTACATCCGAGATGCTAACGAAATTTACCGTAATTCCTTCTCAATCATTCGGTCGGAAGCAAACTTAGATGTGCTACCACCAGATGTAGCTAAAGTTGCTGTACGTCTCATCCATGCCTGTGGAATGACGGATATTGTGACTGACTTGGGATATTCACCAACAGCTGTGCAATCTGGACGAGCAGCACTGGCAGCCGGAGCGCCGATTCTGTGTGATTGCCGGATGGTTGCTGAAGGCGTTACAAGGCGGCGATTGAGCGCAAACAACGAAGTAATCTGCACTCTCAACTATCCAGAAGTACCAGAAATCGCCCAGGATCTAAATACTACAAGGTCGGCTGCTGCCTTAGAATTATGGCGATCGCACTTAGAAGGGGCAGTGGTATCAATTGGAAATGCTCCTACTGCACTGTTTCGACTGTTAGAAATGCTAGATGAAGGAGCGCCCAAACCTGCGCTGATCTTGGGTTTCCCCGTCGGATTTGTGGGTGCGGCAGAGTCGAAGGCAGCACTGGCAGCAGACAATAGAAATGTCCCATTTTTAACTTTACATGGGCGGCGCGGTGGTAGTGCGATCGCAGCAGCAGCAGTTAACGCCCTGGCAACGGAGGAAGAATGA
- a CDS encoding DUF1517 domain-containing protein → MRDSFNRMIGKTRYVVFRLFLHLGGGEVAPILGVLNSAGRDAIDSDGDLEVLGEALVEIIQTLLQYDEYWLSASNEGDVFWNEGEAGDYVNELFTDSAQRYLSEPDYISDTGFDEPLSIPVTRNVVVMITVAYEGEVPELETDLSNVQALKEGLKALINLHYKHNLKAIQVHFSPAQLGDELTSDQLLQHYPELIPL, encoded by the coding sequence ATGCGCGATAGCTTTAATAGAATGATTGGCAAAACTCGCTACGTCGTTTTTCGCCTGTTTCTGCATTTAGGGGGAGGTGAAGTAGCACCAATTTTAGGAGTATTAAATAGTGCTGGACGGGATGCGATCGATTCTGATGGAGATTTGGAAGTTTTGGGAGAAGCATTAGTAGAAATTATCCAAACTCTCCTGCAATATGATGAATATTGGCTTTCTGCATCCAATGAAGGTGACGTCTTTTGGAACGAAGGCGAAGCCGGAGATTACGTAAATGAATTATTTACTGATTCTGCCCAAAGATATCTCAGTGAACCAGATTATATTTCTGACACTGGATTTGATGAACCTTTATCTATACCTGTGACACGCAACGTAGTTGTGATGATTACAGTAGCTTATGAAGGAGAAGTACCAGAGTTGGAAACTGACCTTTCTAACGTCCAAGCACTAAAAGAAGGTTTGAAAGCCTTAATTAATTTACACTACAAACATAACTTAAAAGCAATACAAGTACATTTCTCGCCAGCGCAGTTAGGCGATGAACTCACCAGTGATCAATTGTTACAACATTACCCAGAATTGATTCCTTTATAA
- a CDS encoding CmpA/NrtA family ABC transporter substrate-binding protein, translating into MTEFLNQISRRKFILTAGASAGAVFLKGCLGNPPENLTGNNSKAAPTAQTVANISPEQKPETTKVKLGYIPIVEAAPLIIAQEKGFFAKYGMTDVDLSKQASWGSARDNVEISSTGGGIDGGQWQMPMPHLITEGLITKGNQKIPMYVLCQLITHGNGIAIANKHQGKGISLQLAGAKSVLTQLKSSTPFTAAFTFPHVNQDLWIRYWLAAGGIDPDADVKLLTVPAAQTVANMKTGTMDAFSTGDPWPYRLVQDKIGYLAALTAEIWKNHPEEYFAMRADWVDKNPKATKAILKGIIEAQQWLDNFDNRKEAAQILAGRNYFNLPSPEILADPYQGKYDMGDGRKIDDKSMAAYYWKDGKGNVSYPYKSHDLWFIVENVRWGFLPQDYIANNAAKAKELINKVNREDIWKAAAKEAGIAAADIPTNTSRGVEEFFDGIKFNPEKPEEYLKSLKIKKVNV; encoded by the coding sequence ATGACAGAATTTTTAAATCAAATTTCTCGCCGTAAATTTATCTTAACTGCCGGAGCATCTGCGGGTGCTGTGTTTCTTAAAGGCTGTTTAGGAAATCCTCCTGAAAACCTTACAGGTAATAACTCTAAAGCCGCTCCAACGGCTCAAACAGTTGCCAATATTAGCCCTGAGCAAAAACCAGAAACTACGAAAGTCAAGCTGGGATATATCCCGATTGTGGAAGCTGCTCCTTTAATTATTGCTCAAGAAAAAGGCTTTTTTGCTAAGTATGGGATGACTGATGTTGATCTTTCTAAACAAGCTTCTTGGGGTTCAGCACGGGACAATGTAGAAATTAGTTCTACGGGTGGTGGTATTGATGGCGGTCAATGGCAAATGCCAATGCCGCATTTAATTACAGAAGGTTTAATTACCAAAGGCAATCAAAAAATTCCTATGTATGTGCTGTGTCAGCTAATTACACATGGTAACGGAATTGCGATCGCCAACAAGCACCAAGGTAAAGGTATCAGTTTGCAGCTTGCTGGTGCTAAGTCTGTGTTAACCCAACTCAAATCTTCAACACCTTTCACCGCTGCATTTACCTTCCCCCATGTCAACCAAGATTTATGGATTCGCTACTGGTTAGCTGCTGGTGGGATAGATCCTGATGCAGATGTCAAGCTGCTTACAGTACCTGCGGCTCAAACTGTCGCCAATATGAAAACAGGAACAATGGATGCCTTCAGCACAGGCGACCCCTGGCCATATCGTCTTGTGCAAGACAAAATTGGCTACCTAGCAGCATTAACCGCAGAGATTTGGAAGAATCATCCTGAAGAATACTTTGCCATGAGAGCCGACTGGGTTGATAAAAATCCCAAAGCAACGAAAGCAATACTCAAAGGCATTATAGAAGCACAGCAATGGCTGGATAATTTTGATAACCGTAAAGAAGCAGCGCAAATTCTGGCTGGACGAAATTATTTTAATCTTCCCTCACCTGAAATTCTTGCTGATCCATATCAAGGTAAGTATGACATGGGAGACGGACGCAAAATTGATGATAAATCAATGGCAGCTTATTACTGGAAAGATGGAAAAGGCAATGTTTCTTATCCCTATAAAAGTCATGACTTATGGTTTATAGTCGAGAACGTTCGCTGGGGATTTTTACCACAAGATTATATCGCTAATAATGCTGCTAAAGCTAAAGAACTAATCAATAAAGTCAACCGCGAAGATATTTGGAAAGCAGCTGCTAAAGAAGCTGGTATCGCTGCTGCTGATATTCCGACAAATACATCTCGCGGTGTAGAGGAATTTTTTGATGGCATCAAATTTAACCCCGAAAAGCCAGAAGAATATCTCAAGAGTCTCAAAATTAAGAAAGTTAATGTTTAG
- a CDS encoding precorrin-2 C(20)-methyltransferase, whose product MATKGRLYGVGVGPGDPELLTLKALRLLRAAPVIAYQSAVDKESIARAIVSQYLPGNQIEVSFHLPRALEPEKANSIYDQEVKPIAEHLAAGRDVVVLCEGDPFFYGSFMYVFTRLSEEYQTEVVPGISSLMACPVALGVPFTYYNDILTVLPAPMPAEELITQLLTTDAAAIMKLGRHFTKVRDILHQLGLASRARYIERATMAQQRIVPLDEVDPAQVPYFSMIVIPTKNRL is encoded by the coding sequence ATGGCAACTAAAGGTCGTCTTTATGGAGTTGGTGTTGGGCCAGGCGATCCTGAATTATTGACCCTGAAAGCGTTGCGGCTATTACGTGCGGCTCCTGTAATAGCTTATCAATCGGCAGTAGATAAAGAAAGTATTGCACGCGCGATCGTCTCGCAGTATCTTCCTGGCAATCAAATTGAGGTATCGTTTCATCTCCCCCGCGCATTAGAGCCAGAAAAGGCAAATTCTATTTACGACCAGGAAGTTAAACCAATTGCTGAACATTTAGCCGCAGGGCGGGATGTAGTAGTACTGTGTGAGGGTGATCCGTTTTTCTACGGCTCGTTCATGTATGTATTCACTAGGTTATCTGAGGAGTACCAAACAGAAGTTGTCCCTGGAATTTCTTCACTGATGGCTTGTCCGGTAGCATTGGGTGTACCATTCACTTACTACAACGATATTTTGACAGTCCTGCCCGCACCAATGCCAGCAGAAGAACTAATCACACAACTACTGACAACCGATGCAGCGGCAATTATGAAGCTAGGTCGTCATTTTACAAAAGTGCGAGATATTTTACATCAATTAGGACTAGCATCGCGGGCAAGATATATTGAGCGGGCAACAATGGCACAGCAGAGAATTGTACCCTTAGATGAAGTTGATCCAGCACAAGTGCCTTATTTCTCGATGATTGTGATCCCAACCAAGAATCGACTATAG
- a CDS encoding PEP-CTERM sorting domain-containing protein, whose amino-acid sequence MKQITQFGVAIAAYAVTWVSVALQAQAATVNLDNQGNITSVSSVVVNDSTYNVSFVYGRFRSVYDVPEPNSLYPTMLNSDLFGGSPPSDAINQALNQLMPIPGYISPFNAGVLSRSYFIPFRFKEFDGSYSVDGDEGNYIYDPDSPPNEQPFDNYWYGNYNVISDDSSETYAVFTPVPEPADILGSLTALGLVVAMKKKITI is encoded by the coding sequence ATGAAACAAATAACTCAATTCGGTGTTGCGATTGCAGCTTATGCTGTAACCTGGGTGAGTGTTGCATTGCAAGCTCAAGCAGCTACTGTTAACCTTGACAACCAAGGAAATATTACGAGTGTCTCAAGCGTGGTGGTCAATGACTCAACATACAATGTAAGTTTTGTGTATGGTAGATTTCGCTCTGTGTACGATGTACCTGAGCCTAACAGCTTATATCCCACGATGCTCAATAGCGACCTATTTGGCGGTTCTCCACCATCAGACGCAATTAACCAAGCATTAAATCAATTAATGCCTATCCCCGGATACATATCACCGTTTAATGCTGGGGTGTTATCGAGAAGCTATTTTATCCCTTTTCGTTTCAAAGAATTTGATGGTTCTTATTCCGTTGATGGTGACGAAGGAAATTATATTTATGATCCTGACTCTCCTCCTAATGAGCAACCATTTGATAATTATTGGTATGGGAATTACAACGTGATCAGCGACGACTCTTCTGAAACCTACGCAGTATTCACTCCTGTACCAGAACCTGCTGATATTCTGGGTAGCCTGACGGCGCTTGGCTTGGTTGTGGCAATGAAAAAAAAGATTACCATCTAA
- a CDS encoding IS4 family transposase: MATPRMRKDGNPDLRRQTQLPAPAIEEIEAQIYALLEPSNFKPLRDSPGLDNKNLRERKLTLPVMMAVVVSLVYRQIAGLSEAIRLLATEGLMWVEPMLVSKQALSQRLKKIPAKLFAQVFEQVIEKIHATPQANRIPQQWQQLHQTFGAVWIADGSTLEELRKKLKALSDQTTVLAGKMMMVVEAFTHVPTKIWYTEDSKANDKIFAQELLEQLPTGGLLIFDLGFFKFGWFDQFTQQQKFFVTRLREKTSYFVVRCLSTGVYYRDEIIDMGQYRSNPCQYPVRLVSVLWGNSWYYYLTNVLDPQLLSAQQVCELYRCRWRIEDAFKLTKRLLGLAYIWVGDRNGVQIQIFATVIFYTVLNNLSSQIAFALGQPLERISVEMVFRSLYYFAVAVLRRETDNVVDYLVSHYKLFGLLKAERKRHRQIHSRSAQVWADAP, encoded by the coding sequence ATGGCTACTCCCCGGATGAGAAAAGATGGCAATCCAGACTTAAGAAGACAAACACAACTGCCAGCACCAGCAATAGAAGAAATAGAAGCCCAGATATACGCACTACTAGAACCATCAAACTTTAAACCACTAAGAGATTCACCAGGACTAGACAACAAAAACTTAAGAGAAAGAAAATTAACATTACCAGTGATGATGGCAGTGGTAGTAAGTCTGGTGTATCGACAAATAGCCGGATTAAGCGAAGCAATCAGATTATTAGCCACAGAAGGATTAATGTGGGTAGAACCGATGTTAGTGAGTAAACAAGCACTCTCACAAAGGTTAAAGAAAATACCAGCAAAATTATTTGCACAAGTGTTTGAGCAAGTCATCGAAAAAATCCATGCCACCCCACAGGCAAATAGAATCCCACAGCAGTGGCAACAACTACATCAGACTTTTGGTGCAGTGTGGATAGCGGATGGGTCAACACTAGAAGAATTACGCAAAAAGTTAAAAGCATTATCAGACCAAACAACAGTGTTGGCAGGAAAAATGATGATGGTGGTAGAAGCGTTTACTCATGTACCGACCAAAATCTGGTACACGGAAGATAGCAAAGCTAATGACAAAATTTTTGCCCAGGAGCTATTAGAGCAACTGCCAACTGGCGGACTATTGATTTTCGATTTGGGTTTTTTCAAGTTTGGCTGGTTTGACCAGTTTACACAGCAGCAGAAGTTTTTCGTGACGCGATTGCGCGAAAAAACTTCTTACTTTGTGGTGCGCTGTTTATCAACTGGTGTTTACTATCGTGACGAAATCATCGATATGGGACAATATCGATCCAATCCTTGTCAGTATCCAGTTCGCTTAGTTTCTGTACTCTGGGGTAATAGTTGGTACTACTATTTGACCAATGTGCTTGACCCACAGTTATTATCTGCACAACAAGTGTGTGAACTCTACCGTTGTCGTTGGCGGATTGAAGATGCCTTTAAGCTGACTAAACGACTTCTGGGTCTGGCTTATATTTGGGTTGGCGACCGTAACGGGGTTCAGATTCAAATCTTTGCGACTGTGATTTTCTACACTGTTCTCAACAATTTATCTTCTCAAATCGCGTTCGCACTCGGTCAGCCACTTGAACGTATTTCTGTGGAAATGGTCTTTCGCAGTTTGTATTACTTTGCTGTGGCTGTTTTGCGTCGTGAAACTGATAATGTTGTTGACTATTTAGTTTCACATTACAAGCTTTTTGGTTTGCTTAAAGCCGAGCGCAAACGTCATCGTCAGATTCACTCGCGGTCGGCTCAAGTCTGGGCTGATGCTCCTTAA
- a CDS encoding GNAT family N-acetyltransferase: MENLETVLLESKRLMLQAISLEYADSVFREFTSEITTFMYPKPAQSIRETEKIIKDMIQQRENKTDLVLVILKKDNLEFLGICEVGAIDTDTPELGIWLKKLAHGFGFGREAISVLKNWVDKNLKYNYLSYPVDKRNIPSRKIAESLGGRVFREFQQINNSGNLLDEIEYRIYK, from the coding sequence ATGGAAAATTTAGAAACAGTATTATTAGAGTCTAAAAGATTGATGCTACAAGCGATTTCCTTGGAATACGCAGACAGTGTGTTTCGTGAATTCACAAGTGAAATTACCACCTTTATGTATCCAAAACCAGCCCAGAGTATCAGGGAAACTGAGAAGATAATCAAAGATATGATTCAACAACGAGAAAATAAAACTGACCTTGTGTTAGTGATTCTCAAAAAAGACAATTTAGAGTTTTTAGGAATTTGCGAGGTTGGTGCTATTGATACCGATACACCGGAGTTAGGAATTTGGCTCAAAAAGTTGGCTCATGGTTTTGGTTTTGGTAGAGAGGCAATTTCTGTATTAAAAAACTGGGTAGATAAAAATTTGAAATACAATTATCTTTCCTATCCTGTTGATAAAAGAAATATCCCCAGTCGGAAAATTGCAGAAAGTTTGGGAGGTAGAGTATTTCGAGAGTTTCAACAAATAAACAACAGTGGTAATCTTCTTGATGAGATTGAATATAGAATTTATAAATAA